A single genomic interval of Desulfovibrio intestinalis harbors:
- the hutW gene encoding heme anaerobic degradation radical SAM methyltransferase ChuW/HutW — protein MKHPENIEKITHHATASHSVPPDQSGRSSSAQIMSSAHMHVAKGEAMQGHPHHRLPLSGRFLVPHSRNMEGPHRFYAREGVDPLREAFEAKITVHPGMGGKPVARERQSDLIDALTVRESAGKRMAYIHVPFCKMRCLYCSFFQEKYQPEQSAVYTDALIAELGIWQGRAIQEATPLHAVYLGGGTPTALAPHDLGRLLSAVRSRLPLANDCEITVEGSVADLDEALIEAALENGANRFSLGVQTFETSIRRAMGRRSSREDMARAINRLQSYDQASVVIDLIYGLPDQDMEVWQNDLRTAHSLNLDGLDCYQLGVHKDSLLQKSIERGSVSPAASSAFQGGMYAAQSRFFEDAQYRRLSISHWGRTPRERNLYNTYTKAGVDCLGFGPGAGGNLHGHMTYNQPDYKAWLGQVQQGVKPIAMMMAPLEKHRLNKALGSGLEQGVLDLASLEDLCATQKYAKLEAPKSLRTLLEPLLQQWERAGLLVSGGTSCRLTVAGQFWYINMTQLLIEYIDEKVAQ, from the coding sequence ATGAAACATCCTGAAAATATTGAAAAAATTACCCACCATGCCACGGCGTCCCACTCTGTTCCCCCCGATCAGAGTGGGCGCTCTTCAAGCGCGCAGATCATGTCATCTGCCCACATGCACGTGGCAAAAGGGGAGGCCATGCAAGGACACCCTCACCATCGGCTACCCTTGAGCGGGCGCTTTCTTGTTCCACATAGCAGGAACATGGAAGGCCCGCACCGCTTCTATGCCCGGGAAGGAGTGGATCCCTTACGCGAAGCCTTTGAGGCCAAGATTACTGTGCACCCCGGTATGGGAGGAAAGCCCGTTGCCAGAGAAAGGCAGTCTGACCTCATAGACGCGCTGACTGTCAGGGAGTCAGCGGGCAAGCGCATGGCCTATATTCATGTTCCCTTCTGCAAGATGCGTTGCCTCTATTGCAGCTTTTTTCAGGAAAAATACCAGCCGGAACAAAGCGCAGTCTACACGGACGCCCTCATTGCAGAGCTGGGTATCTGGCAGGGCCGGGCCATTCAGGAGGCCACACCCCTTCACGCAGTGTATCTTGGCGGTGGAACGCCTACAGCCTTGGCTCCACATGATCTGGGCCGTCTTCTGTCCGCCGTGCGAAGCCGCCTGCCTCTTGCCAACGACTGCGAAATCACAGTTGAGGGCAGCGTGGCCGACCTTGACGAGGCCCTTATCGAGGCCGCGCTGGAAAATGGGGCCAACCGCTTTTCACTTGGCGTGCAAACCTTTGAAACCAGCATTCGGCGTGCGATGGGGCGCCGCAGTTCTCGCGAGGATATGGCGCGCGCCATCAACCGGTTGCAGTCCTATGACCAGGCATCTGTAGTTATAGACCTCATCTATGGTTTGCCCGACCAGGATATGGAGGTGTGGCAAAACGACCTGCGCACTGCCCATTCCCTGAATCTGGACGGCCTTGATTGCTATCAGCTTGGCGTACACAAGGATTCACTTCTGCAAAAATCCATTGAGCGCGGCAGCGTTTCTCCCGCAGCCAGTTCGGCATTTCAGGGCGGTATGTACGCGGCTCAGTCGCGCTTTTTCGAGGACGCTCAATACCGCAGGCTCTCCATAAGTCACTGGGGGCGCACCCCCCGCGAACGCAATCTGTACAATACCTACACCAAGGCCGGGGTTGACTGCCTGGGCTTCGGCCCCGGTGCGGGCGGTAATCTGCACGGCCATATGACCTACAACCAGCCTGACTATAAAGCGTGGCTCGGGCAGGTGCAGCAGGGCGTCAAGCCCATAGCTATGATGATGGCCCCTTTAGAGAAGCACCGTCTGAACAAGGCTCTTGGTAGCGGTCTGGAGCAGGGCGTGCTTGATCTTGCCAGCCTTGAAGACCTTTGCGCAACGCAAAAATATGCAAAACTTGAAGCGCCTAAAAGCCTGCGGACTCTGCTTGAACCGCTGTTGCAGCAGTGGGAGCGGGCTGGATTGCTGGTTTCCGGCGGTACATCTTGCAGGCTCACTGTGGCCGGACAGTTTTGGTACATTAATATGACCCAATTACTTATCGAGTACATTGATGAAAAAGTTGCACAGTAA
- a CDS encoding Flp family type IVb pilin — translation MFSIKSVKSFLEDESGVTAIEYGILAAAMAAAVGYIFSSDGAFISALRNKFQDIATDITDAGTGVKH, via the coding sequence ATGTTTTCCATCAAAAGCGTAAAAAGTTTTCTTGAGGATGAAAGTGGAGTGACAGCTATTGAATACGGCATTCTTGCTGCCGCAATGGCTGCAGCAGTGGGCTATATCTTCAGTTCTGACGGAGCTTTTATTTCTGCCCTGCGGAACAAGTTTCAGGACATTGCCACGGACATCACCGATGCCGGAACCGGGGTCAAGCACTAG
- a CDS encoding A24 family peptidase yields MPQALSCQKSCSGSAGADPNVSLGTGNTPMIGICPVVAWFVVAFVGMAAGCDLFCRRIPNRMILLVLLLWIAALLWAGAIKGVAIWNAAQIAVGGGWALGVLCGGYVLFCKRLVGAGDVKLASVLCLWAGNEAALFIFATSIMGGIFVLQLSLLRQVETVFFNLVSRTALLVPQRWRICGGAASKFEKDGIPYGPAIAFGFIVSVAKILFA; encoded by the coding sequence ATGCCGCAGGCGCTGTCTTGTCAGAAAAGCTGCAGCGGTTCAGCGGGGGCTGACCCGAATGTGAGCTTGGGTACGGGGAACACGCCAATGATCGGCATATGTCCTGTTGTTGCATGGTTTGTTGTTGCGTTTGTGGGGATGGCGGCAGGATGTGACCTGTTCTGCCGTCGTATCCCTAACAGGATGATTTTGCTGGTGCTTCTTTTATGGATCGCTGCACTGCTTTGGGCGGGGGCCATCAAAGGAGTGGCGATATGGAATGCAGCCCAGATAGCCGTGGGGGGCGGCTGGGCCTTGGGGGTTTTGTGCGGTGGCTATGTGCTCTTTTGCAAGAGGCTGGTCGGCGCCGGGGATGTAAAGCTTGCCTCCGTACTGTGCCTTTGGGCTGGCAACGAGGCCGCGCTCTTCATATTCGCAACTTCCATTATGGGTGGGATATTTGTTTTGCAATTGTCGCTACTGCGACAGGTAGAAACAGTTTTTTTCAATCTTGTATCCAGAACAGCACTGCTTGTTCCACAGCGTTGGCGGATATGTGGCGGTGCAGCATCAAAATTTGAAAAAGACGGTATTCCATACGGACCAGCTATCGCATTTGGGTTCATAGTGTCCGTAGCAAAAATATTATTCGCATAA
- the cpaB gene encoding Flp pilus assembly protein CpaB yields MKLKTSSVVLLIFAISLAGMTALVARALLSPASPKVSAQVQDAPKPKPVFALVAAKKLLPGDFLDGASVEWNEVLPSENRAGLILESDVSKRRQHESFLFGATVREVVEEGAPLVGGVLLRPGEPGFIAAVLAPGMRAVSIPVSAVTSNAGLVSAGDWVDVILSVEKDEARDLASKGNNQSMHSFLAAQTILRQVRVLALNSSTDGISPALQVQEEQASKKSGQPARRVVYETITLEVTPKDAEHLAVSREAGSLQVALRGVKERGVQVVQVPAVSPTTRLRDTTAVFTGKTDKRVQTFHGSKVGAVNF; encoded by the coding sequence ATGAAGCTGAAAACTTCATCAGTGGTTTTGCTGATATTTGCCATATCGCTGGCAGGCATGACGGCCCTGGTAGCCCGTGCTTTGCTCAGTCCGGCAAGCCCAAAAGTGAGCGCTCAGGTTCAGGACGCGCCAAAACCCAAGCCTGTTTTTGCGCTTGTGGCTGCCAAAAAGCTGCTGCCGGGAGATTTTTTGGACGGTGCATCCGTAGAGTGGAACGAGGTTCTGCCGTCAGAAAACAGGGCCGGACTCATACTGGAATCAGATGTGAGCAAGCGCAGGCAACATGAAAGTTTTCTCTTTGGGGCCACCGTGCGCGAAGTTGTGGAAGAAGGCGCGCCTCTTGTGGGTGGTGTTTTGCTCCGTCCGGGTGAACCCGGGTTTATTGCCGCGGTTCTTGCACCGGGCATGCGCGCGGTTTCCATCCCGGTTTCAGCTGTAACCAGCAATGCCGGACTGGTCAGCGCCGGAGACTGGGTAGACGTGATTCTGAGTGTGGAAAAGGACGAAGCCAGAGATCTTGCCTCCAAGGGCAATAACCAGAGCATGCACTCTTTTCTGGCCGCTCAGACCATTCTGCGCCAGGTGCGCGTGCTGGCGCTGAACAGCAGTACTGACGGCATCAGTCCTGCCCTTCAGGTGCAGGAAGAACAGGCCTCAAAGAAGTCAGGTCAGCCCGCCCGCCGTGTGGTTTACGAAACCATCACGCTTGAAGTGACCCCCAAGGATGCCGAACATCTGGCAGTGAGCCGCGAGGCCGGGTCATTGCAGGTAGCACTGCGCGGGGTCAAGGAAAGGGGCGTGCAAGTGGTGCAAGTGCCAGCTGTCAGTCCTACTACGCGGCTTCGCGATACCACGGCTGTCTTTACAGGCAAGACAGACAAGAGGGTTCAGACATTTCATGGCAGCAAGGTTGGGGCGGTGAATTTTTAG
- a CDS encoding type II and III secretion system protein family protein produces MRSLDIYWSTLRIVATVAVSWILVFAMSGHGMAAEQGKPASDQQKTAVELKGENTRLPRSLTTVRETGTIKLYVREGSMLNLPRPAAQVLVAAPGIATFQMPTPNSVFLMGEQVGRTTFYALDEAGGVIAAINVVVEYNLKKLAEEISSAVPGARVRLEPTLSNLMIVRGNVKTALDAKRVIELVETYLEANSTKSVSGESAGGGGGGGGGGGGGGGSSKSSNTRVVNQLSVEISSQVNIQVRVVEVSRSLSRQMGFNWRAVLNTINGPLYFGSGNATNLANVAGTKAGLSGYMPTSGGVVGGAMNLGTFTVSGLISALAEEGFATLLAEPNLTAMSGESASFAGGGEVPVVIVTGNSISIEYKSYGVILKMTPTVLSPHRISLHIAPEISELTAEGSVTLEGGSTIPALTVRRAETTVELASGQSFALAGMLRSNASQQVSGVPGLRSIPLLGRLFEYEQTEVKDTELVIIVTANVVDPVASGILQTPGKGMSAVDAFQPKRAAVGYLY; encoded by the coding sequence ATGCGTAGCTTGGATATTTACTGGTCAACCTTGCGGATTGTGGCCACGGTAGCCGTTTCGTGGATTCTGGTATTTGCCATGAGCGGGCACGGAATGGCGGCGGAACAGGGAAAACCGGCTTCGGACCAGCAAAAGACGGCTGTGGAGCTTAAAGGCGAAAATACGCGCCTGCCGCGGTCTTTGACTACCGTTAGGGAAACCGGAACCATTAAACTGTATGTGCGTGAAGGCTCCATGCTCAATCTGCCCCGGCCCGCAGCGCAGGTACTGGTGGCGGCTCCGGGTATAGCCACGTTCCAGATGCCCACGCCCAACAGCGTCTTTTTGATGGGCGAGCAGGTGGGCAGAACCACATTTTATGCCCTTGACGAGGCTGGCGGCGTTATAGCGGCCATCAATGTGGTTGTGGAATATAATCTGAAAAAACTGGCTGAAGAGATTTCAAGCGCTGTTCCCGGAGCCAGGGTGCGTCTGGAACCCACCCTGAGCAATCTCATGATCGTACGCGGCAATGTCAAAACCGCTTTGGACGCCAAACGTGTTATCGAACTGGTGGAAACCTACCTTGAAGCCAACTCCACCAAGAGCGTCAGCGGCGAATCGGCAGGCGGAGGCGGTGGCGGCGGTGGGGGAGGAGGCGGCGGTGGCGGCAGCTCCAAGAGCAGCAACACTCGCGTCGTTAACCAGCTCAGCGTTGAAATATCCTCTCAGGTAAACATTCAGGTTCGCGTGGTTGAAGTTTCGCGCTCTCTTTCCCGCCAGATGGGTTTCAACTGGCGCGCCGTACTCAATACCATCAACGGGCCTTTGTATTTCGGCAGCGGTAACGCAACCAATCTAGCCAATGTGGCAGGAACCAAGGCTGGTCTTTCCGGCTACATGCCCACATCTGGCGGTGTTGTTGGCGGGGCAATGAACCTTGGCACCTTTACGGTGAGCGGGCTTATTTCAGCTCTGGCCGAAGAAGGTTTTGCCACCCTGCTGGCAGAACCCAACCTCACGGCCATGTCCGGCGAGAGCGCGTCGTTCGCTGGCGGCGGTGAAGTGCCCGTGGTTATCGTAACGGGCAACAGCATCAGCATCGAATACAAATCCTACGGTGTTATTCTCAAGATGACGCCCACGGTTCTTTCACCACATCGCATCAGCCTGCATATCGCGCCTGAAATAAGCGAATTGACTGCCGAAGGTTCGGTGACGCTTGAGGGCGGCTCCACTATCCCGGCGCTTACGGTGCGCCGGGCCGAAACCACGGTAGAACTGGCCAGCGGCCAGAGTTTCGCTCTGGCGGGCATGTTGCGTTCCAACGCCTCCCAGCAGGTTTCAGGAGTGCCTGGCTTGCGCAGTATTCCGTTGCTCGGACGCCTGTTTGAGTACGAACAGACAGAAGTCAAAGACACAGAGCTGGTCATTATTGTGACCGCCAATGTTGTGGATCCTGTGGCCTCCGGCATTCTGCAAACGCCGGGCAAGGGAATGAGCGCTGTGGACGCTTTTCAGCCCAAGCGCGCCGCCGTGGGCTACCTCTACTAA
- a CDS encoding CpaD family pilus assembly lipoprotein, translating to MQKPSYIHRIICASGLILACALYSGCALDRVVHKARATNFHDESSDTTTVGVQSKGVYLRVAPDGNGFTAQSIEEANALLTEQGPLRRQILTIVPLSPAGKIMAPRLAQALTSAGAMNPQLGSYDVAGGATSLAAQDLANQQQGWDIEIVSEALVVHAQDTTIAKPDLWTVSPYYAVGTLGKANAANRALMMSDPRDILRPRSLDPAEGNVSAAAIERYQKGETRELVDINFSGDK from the coding sequence ATGCAAAAGCCAAGTTACATACACAGGATTATTTGCGCCAGCGGTCTGATACTTGCGTGCGCCCTGTATTCCGGGTGCGCTCTGGACCGTGTGGTGCACAAGGCCCGCGCCACCAACTTTCATGATGAAAGCTCCGATACGACCACGGTAGGGGTGCAGTCCAAGGGGGTCTACCTCAGGGTTGCTCCTGACGGAAACGGCTTTACGGCTCAATCCATTGAAGAGGCCAATGCCCTCCTTACAGAGCAGGGACCATTGCGGCGGCAGATTCTTACCATAGTGCCCCTGAGCCCCGCCGGAAAAATAATGGCTCCACGTCTGGCCCAGGCTTTGACCAGTGCCGGGGCAATGAATCCCCAGCTCGGCTCTTATGATGTGGCAGGTGGCGCAACCTCGTTGGCCGCACAGGATCTGGCCAATCAGCAACAGGGTTGGGATATTGAAATTGTTTCCGAAGCCCTGGTCGTACACGCGCAGGACACCACCATCGCCAAGCCGGACCTCTGGACGGTCAGCCCCTATTATGCCGTGGGCACACTGGGCAAGGCCAATGCAGCCAACCGTGCCCTCATGATGAGCGATCCGCGTGACATCCTGCGGCCCAGAAGCCTTGACCCGGCAGAGGGCAATGTTTCGGCAGCGGCTATCGAGCGTTACCAGAAGGGAGAAACGAGGGAACTTGTCGACATAAATTTTAGCGGGGATAAGTAG
- a CDS encoding AAA family ATPase, translating into MSDSASLSSEGMNSNSVAVFCQPADVDSFTDTFNRLGRALSIIKAGGPHEATEWCGESTPPAAIFVNIDGTAHPVPALNDLAAVAGPGCRLVAMGSRQDVNLYRKLLQAGIFDYLLTPSSMGQVSEILSRADEDAWLGQPQAESVRLGQTVALIGAVGGVGASTVVTALGQHLAHACKIPTVLVDYDRRGSNLALSLGLEANSGLEGILSAPEVDLRLIQRTLLSQEVEVGKGQRLHLLAQRPGPESHVDPELVLQLGGALCQLFSMSVWDIPSHRPSGSDEILENADIRVVLVDYTLQNARAAHILLSDFGDESRGQRLFLVANAARHGDAPAISRSQFEDFLKRKVDVEIPYMGNALDKTLLQGSLNLASLAVFKSAVEKLACGILGWPVPLAAPRPGFFRRLLNR; encoded by the coding sequence GTGAGCGATAGCGCATCTCTGAGTTCGGAAGGCATGAACAGCAACAGCGTGGCGGTTTTTTGCCAGCCCGCTGACGTGGACAGTTTTACCGATACTTTCAATCGGCTCGGCAGGGCGCTGAGCATCATCAAGGCTGGCGGTCCCCACGAGGCTACGGAATGGTGCGGCGAGTCCACGCCCCCGGCGGCCATATTCGTGAACATTGACGGGACTGCCCATCCTGTTCCTGCTCTGAACGATCTGGCTGCTGTGGCAGGGCCCGGATGCCGTCTGGTGGCTATGGGCAGTCGGCAGGATGTGAATTTGTACCGCAAGCTGCTTCAGGCCGGAATTTTTGACTATCTGCTTACGCCTTCAAGCATGGGGCAGGTGTCGGAAATTCTCTCACGGGCTGATGAAGATGCATGGCTTGGCCAGCCGCAGGCCGAAAGCGTGCGCCTTGGCCAGACAGTCGCCCTGATTGGCGCTGTGGGCGGGGTAGGGGCGAGTACAGTTGTGACGGCTTTGGGGCAACACCTGGCCCATGCCTGCAAGATACCCACGGTGCTTGTGGACTATGACCGCAGGGGCAGTAACCTGGCTCTTTCTTTGGGGCTTGAAGCCAATAGTGGTCTGGAGGGTATTCTCAGCGCGCCGGAAGTGGACCTTCGTCTTATCCAGCGCACCCTGCTTTCGCAGGAGGTTGAGGTGGGCAAGGGGCAGCGCCTGCATCTGCTGGCCCAGCGTCCCGGTCCTGAAAGTCACGTGGACCCGGAGCTGGTGCTGCAACTGGGCGGCGCATTGTGCCAGCTTTTTTCCATGTCTGTATGGGACATTCCTTCACACAGGCCATCAGGCAGCGATGAAATTCTTGAAAATGCCGACATTCGCGTTGTCCTGGTCGACTACACGCTGCAGAACGCAAGGGCGGCGCACATCCTGCTTTCCGATTTTGGTGATGAAAGCAGAGGGCAAAGACTTTTTCTGGTTGCCAACGCCGCCCGGCACGGCGACGCCCCGGCCATAAGCCGCTCGCAGTTTGAAGATTTTTTGAAGCGCAAGGTAGATGTTGAAATTCCTTATATGGGGAATGCGCTGGATAAGACCCTGTTGCAGGGCAGCCTCAACCTGGCGTCTCTGGCTGTTTTCAAAAGCGCTGTGGAAAAACTGGCCTGCGGCATTCTGGGATGGCCCGTGCCACTGGCGGCTCCCCGGCCCGGCTTTTTCCGTCGCTTGCTTAACCGCTAA
- a CDS encoding CpaF family protein — translation MLPRKAVSAPAAKHIEAAPNAAFAPAHRPVADTEKSALSSVRAKPGVCPVLANAPVMKGTVSTSGSPAQRNTEAQVKSVSKAQAQADSAGAKLRRMIHDEVFSQIDPIKAATTSRENLKTQISSLIRSICDANRLQLTGQEEESVAGQMLDEMLGVGPIEPLLADDTVNDILVNGCGQIFVERFGKLELSSVTFIDEEHVFNTAQRIAARVGRRIDEANPMVDARLQDGSRVNVITHPLALDGTTISIRKFSRRKLTLEALADGGALSHEMVELLRRAMEAKLNIIVSGGTGAGKTTLLNALSFKISPSDRVITIEDAAELQLQQEHVVRLETRPESIEGGGQINQRDLMRNALRMRPDRIILGEVRGGECFDMLQAMNTGHDGSLCTVHANTPRDAVMRLENMVLMANMQLPLPAIRRQLAGAVDLIVQIERMRDGARRVVSIVEICGMEEEVIQTQELFSFRTHSIGTSGNVIGEFLGSGLRPRFYTEKSHLFEA, via the coding sequence ATGTTGCCAAGAAAAGCCGTTTCCGCTCCTGCTGCCAAACATATCGAAGCTGCACCCAACGCGGCATTTGCCCCTGCCCACAGGCCTGTTGCCGATACGGAAAAAAGCGCTTTGTCTTCTGTGCGCGCCAAGCCCGGCGTATGCCCTGTGCTTGCCAATGCGCCAGTCATGAAGGGAACTGTCAGCACCAGCGGCTCACCTGCGCAGCGCAACACTGAGGCACAGGTAAAAAGCGTTTCCAAGGCGCAGGCACAGGCTGATTCTGCCGGGGCTAAGCTGCGGCGCATGATCCATGACGAGGTTTTCAGCCAGATTGACCCCATCAAGGCGGCCACCACCAGCCGGGAAAACCTGAAAACGCAGATTTCGTCGCTGATCAGAAGCATCTGCGATGCAAACCGTTTGCAACTGACAGGACAGGAAGAGGAAAGCGTCGCAGGCCAGATGCTTGACGAAATGCTTGGTGTTGGCCCCATCGAGCCCCTGCTGGCCGACGATACGGTCAACGATATTCTGGTCAACGGCTGCGGCCAGATTTTTGTAGAACGCTTTGGCAAGCTGGAGCTTTCGTCTGTGACTTTTATTGATGAAGAGCACGTGTTCAACACGGCCCAGCGCATTGCGGCCAGGGTGGGGCGGCGCATAGACGAAGCTAATCCGATGGTGGACGCCCGCCTTCAGGACGGCAGCCGCGTCAACGTCATCACCCATCCCCTGGCCCTGGACGGAACCACCATTTCCATACGTAAATTTTCGCGGCGCAAGCTCACCCTTGAAGCTCTGGCAGACGGGGGAGCCTTGTCGCACGAAATGGTGGAACTGCTCAGGCGGGCAATGGAAGCCAAGCTGAACATCATCGTTTCGGGCGGTACTGGCGCTGGTAAAACAACCCTGCTCAACGCCCTTTCATTCAAGATCAGCCCCAGCGACCGCGTCATCACCATCGAAGACGCGGCGGAACTGCAATTGCAGCAGGAGCATGTGGTGCGCCTTGAAACGCGGCCTGAAAGCATTGAAGGCGGCGGACAGATAAATCAGCGCGACCTGATGCGCAACGCTCTGCGCATGCGGCCTGACCGCATCATACTGGGCGAAGTGCGCGGTGGCGAATGCTTTGACATGCTGCAAGCTATGAACACGGGGCATGATGGTTCCCTGTGCACCGTGCACGCCAACACGCCCCGGGACGCCGTTATGCGCCTTGAAAATATGGTGCTGATGGCCAACATGCAGTTGCCCCTGCCCGCTATTCGCCGACAGCTTGCGGGCGCAGTTGATCTTATAGTGCAGATCGAGCGCATGCGTGATGGTGCGCGCAGGGTTGTTTCCATTGTCGAGATATGCGGCATGGAAGAGGAAGTCATACAGACGCAGGAGCTGTTCAGCTTTCGCACCCATTCCATCGGAACATCCGGCAATGTCATCGGGGAGTTTTTAGGTAGCGGGCTGCGCCCCAGATTCTATACGGAAAAAAGCCATCTCTTTGAGGCATAG
- a CDS encoding type II secretion system F family protein produces the protein MLNLLTLLIFFLVFVGVYTVRAFSRKKLREEAIAERMQRLEQQIARECPAMEEKSDESISIEAEGSSSRFPALGRLYYGTLKNINSLGWSATLRLRLLVTAVLSLVFGAVVGRMTPAPLLVTLVGGVVVFVAVCLVVYQRAMSVHIAALGRALPEVIDSIARICRSGVPVQSSFVIAAEELRGPLSTELQALDQWLKLGVPLRQVLQESARRVPLREYRFFAVILMISQESGGRLAETLERLASTLRSRAELALKVQAKTSEARASIKIVAMLVPGVLAYMYMSAPQDFHFLFSDPSGIKVLCYSAASVLSGLGITWLMVRRIQ, from the coding sequence ATGCTGAATCTGCTTACCCTGCTGATATTTTTTCTGGTCTTTGTAGGCGTGTACACCGTGCGCGCCTTCAGCCGAAAGAAACTGCGCGAAGAGGCCATTGCTGAAAGAATGCAGCGCCTTGAGCAGCAGATTGCGCGGGAATGCCCGGCGATGGAAGAAAAAAGCGATGAATCCATCTCTATAGAAGCCGAAGGCTCTTCTTCCCGTTTTCCTGCCTTGGGGCGTTTGTACTACGGCACATTGAAGAACATCAACAGCTTGGGCTGGTCGGCAACCTTGCGCTTGCGCCTGCTGGTTACGGCTGTTCTTTCTCTGGTCTTTGGCGCTGTTGTGGGCCGCATGACTCCCGCCCCGTTGCTTGTGACGCTGGTTGGCGGGGTGGTTGTTTTTGTGGCGGTTTGCCTTGTGGTCTATCAAAGAGCCATGAGTGTCCACATCGCCGCTCTGGGGCGCGCCCTGCCAGAAGTTATTGATTCCATAGCACGTATCTGCCGTTCCGGTGTGCCCGTGCAAAGTTCCTTTGTCATTGCCGCTGAAGAACTGCGCGGCCCCCTGTCGACGGAACTGCAAGCTCTGGATCAATGGCTCAAGCTGGGCGTGCCCTTGCGGCAGGTGCTGCAGGAATCCGCCCGCCGGGTTCCGCTGCGGGAATACCGCTTTTTTGCGGTCATTCTCATGATCAGCCAGGAGTCGGGGGGCCGCCTTGCGGAAACACTCGAACGGCTGGCTTCGACCTTACGTTCGAGAGCGGAACTGGCACTCAAGGTACAGGCCAAAACGTCCGAAGCCCGCGCTTCCATCAAGATCGTTGCCATGCTTGTTCCCGGCGTGCTGGCATATATGTATATGAGCGCGCCGCAGGATTTTCATTTTCTGTTCAGCGATCCCTCAGGCATCAAGGTGCTGTGCTATTCGGCGGCAAGCGTGCTGTCCGGCCTGGGCATAACCTGGCTTATGGTCAGGCGCATACAGTAG
- a CDS encoding type II secretion system F family protein, with the protein MILTLVIILAANCIFCLAVLRRQQQRNPLVDRLKKHVDADNAAPVPGVAPGLGQTSLPGWLVRLAGWGEVLAGKGKGREKLEILLVQASWRQKEALGLFMLVKTVLGVVLVLAVLFSGDQKGFSLSTVALVLGAYFMGVFLPELVLKAQVARRFNAIMRSMPDALDLMVICAEAGLPFPRILKVVARDLELSAPELADELAFTSAELQLLPDRSNALRHLAERTRVPTVESMVSTLIQAERYGTPLAQALRNIAEESRNTLILSLEEKAGKLPARLSIPLMTLILPPVVALVATPPLMRVIRSLM; encoded by the coding sequence ATGATACTGACTCTGGTTATAATTCTGGCTGCCAATTGTATTTTTTGCCTGGCGGTGCTGCGTCGCCAGCAACAGCGCAATCCTCTCGTGGACCGCCTGAAAAAGCATGTGGATGCCGACAACGCAGCTCCGGTGCCTGGCGTAGCTCCCGGCCTGGGGCAGACCAGCCTTCCCGGATGGCTGGTGCGTCTGGCAGGGTGGGGTGAGGTCTTGGCTGGTAAGGGAAAGGGCCGGGAAAAACTCGAAATACTGCTGGTTCAGGCCAGTTGGCGGCAAAAGGAAGCTCTGGGCCTGTTCATGCTGGTGAAGACGGTTCTGGGCGTGGTGCTTGTGCTGGCCGTGCTTTTTTCTGGCGATCAGAAAGGTTTCAGCCTGAGTACAGTGGCTCTGGTGCTTGGTGCCTATTTTATGGGTGTTTTTTTGCCGGAGCTTGTGCTCAAGGCGCAGGTGGCCCGGCGTTTCAATGCCATCATGCGCAGCATGCCTGACGCCTTGGACCTTATGGTTATCTGCGCCGAGGCGGGTTTGCCGTTTCCCCGCATACTCAAGGTGGTAGCGCGTGACCTCGAACTGAGTGCCCCGGAACTGGCGGACGAGCTTGCTTTCACCAGCGCCGAACTGCAATTGCTGCCCGACCGCAGCAACGCCCTGCGCCACCTTGCCGAACGTACGCGCGTTCCCACAGTGGAGAGTATGGTGTCCACACTCATTCAGGCCGAGCGCTACGGAACGCCCTTGGCGCAGGCCTTGCGCAATATTGCTGAAGAAAGCCGCAATACCCTCATTCTCAGCCTTGAGGAAAAGGCGGGCAAGCTGCCCGCGAGGCTGAGCATTCCCCTGATGACATTGATTTTGCCCCCGGTGGTGGCGCTGGTTGCCACTCCGCCCCTCATGCGCGTGATAAGGAGTCTGATGTGA